A segment of the Trifolium pratense cultivar HEN17-A07 linkage group LG7, ARS_RC_1.1, whole genome shotgun sequence genome:
GTAGatggaagattgttggggtagaaaaaaaaaattccaacaaCTACCActctgattttaatttttaaaactcaaaacaaaaaccatttaacttaatatattaccaatatatagaaaaaaagaaaaaacatcaaacttttaaaaatttcataatagaaaacaaaaacaaatttcagAAAAACATTACATTGAAGATCATCCAAAGTTGTGCACCAATGTTGCTCTTCACTTCCTCTTTCTTATGTataccttcttcttcttcttcttcttcttcttcttctatcccAACGGTTACTCTTTCTCCTACAAACTCATTATCTTCTAATGTTCTTAACCTACGCATACCCTGCTTTATCCTGCGCCACTATTTCCAATGCCCGCATTCTTCTGCTTCTTCTTCGCTCTTTACGAAACCCATTTCCAGAACCACTCTCACGTGCGTTCTCGGACATTCACTCACCAACCAGCACGTGTACCCTGACCCAAGTCCCGAATTTGCAGAATTTGAGACGCACAAGTTCAAAGTTGAGCTCTTTCAGAAGCTTTCTGACGATGTAGATGAGTTTGGTAATGAACTTGATGCGGTTATTCACGTTTGTGCTCAGGTTaatgtccttttttttttactcaagaaCAAAACTTTATGTTAATTGCGTTTGGGGGTTTGTTTCAAAATTTCACCTAGTTGAGAgttttgagtttttattttattttttatttaatatactTTGTATGCTAGGTGTTTGAGAAAATACTTGAACCAAATATGTGATTGATCCTTTGAAAATATTACTAGAAAATGAGTTAAGTATGCTGTTAGTCGCTACAATtatctcaaattttgtttttagttctaATAATTCTCGTTCCGTCCAACAGAGTCGAGTCTAATAGAAGAGGCTAGTCGCTGATGATGTGGGAAATCGACATTCAAATTCCGGTTAGAAGAGGTGTTCATATTTACTGTCTGATAGGATCTCCAATAGGATTACATCCAATGTAGGGAGCCTATAAGAAAAATATGGATTGAtagaccaaaaacaaaaaagtgtaAATATTATAGGTACTACTCGAATATATTTAATTCGATATGATAGACCAAAAACAAAAGTGTCAATATTATAGGTACTactcaaatatatttaattcaatATGATTGAATTACGTAGGACATGTGTGCAACTTTGTTGTTTTCTGTTTGGTCCATTCAAAGATATTGGTTATATGATTCAACATTGTAGAGTCAATGATTGAGTTCTTAGATTTTCTAATAGATTTGATTGTGAGAGTtctaaaataaaagttgtttaCAGCTTTACTTATTCAAATACGGCTGAAACCTAGTCTTTCACATTAAAGTCTGCTCTGTTCATTTTCATAGTAGTTGTGATGTCAATATCTTgtgatgtttatacatttaccTTCATaagtttttgttgaaagtaGTGTCATTGTTAAACTATATTTCATGCCTTATCAATACATTTAATGCCATGGTTTTGGTAAACTATATTTCAGGACCTTATAGATACACAAAAGTCAAATTAGATTTAATTGCATGTTGATGTTGAGTATGGCATGGCTCATGTTCACTGCATTGTATTATGTAACCCTAAGAATTAAAGTACAGAATTGAATAAACTACAACAGCCACTCAGTTGACAATTTGACTCAGCATTCATCTGCTTCTTCCTGTGTTCCTCCTCATCTTTCTCTGTAGTTTGTACAATAGAAAAGGTCCTCAATGTCCTTATGGCTGAGACAATGATCTAATTGAGGTTGATTCGAATAAAAGGGttaaaatgaatataaattgcGTTTTGaagcactatttttttttcttattttttttgccGAAATGGCACCGAATGAGTCACCATCTCAGTTGCGAGGGCAAACAATACTATGAGTTTCTACTTATAAGGAGTGTCATCGGATGTTGTTGGAGTTTTAGACCATTTTCATGCATTGATCATCCATAGATCATATCATATGAGACACTTCCCCACCCTAGAAGTCGCCTCTATTTCCCTTTGAATCTAATTATCTTTTCCATCAAAGAATTATACTGTGTTTGTCATCTGTGGACTAACAATGAAGTTGAAAGATATGCACATATTACTTTGATAATACTTTTTGTGTTTGTAACCATTAAATGATACTACCATTTGATAACAGCACTGGTTTAATGAGTTTCATAAGAATTCACCTTGCTTGCCGATTAATGTTAAGGGCATTGTTGATTATTGATATGTCAAGTCTGTGCTAGTTCTTATCGGATACTTGCACATTTATAATATGACTTAATAGGTTACTTGTTTGTTTCAAGAGAATGGACTGGTTTTATGtttcttctttattttgttgttttacatGCAAGTAAAATATGTATTATGTTGTATCTGTGATTTGATCTCCAGTTACTAATGATGAATGTTTCCCAAGTAATTTTCAGAGTATTATGGTTCCAAACTCTTCGATTCGTGTAGATAAGTGTCAAGTTTGTTTATAATGGATTGGCggtgagtttgacagaattacGGTGTTCCACGGtgatttggaaaaaaatatacttcggagcttcaacaaaatcaaagTACCACTGTAGTTTTGTCAAACTCATCATAATTTCAAGCATATTTAATTTCACTTTGAACTAATTTCAAACATATTTAATTTCAGATATTTAGCGAGTTTTTACACAAGGAGTATGGAGGTCCGGGTACATTGTTGGTGACGCCGTTCACGGATATGTTGGTTGctttaaagaagaagaaattaccTGGAGCACCTTTGGCTGCCAGAGCATCACTATTATGGGCACAAAATCATGTAGATGAAGATTGGGAAGTTTGGAACTCAAAATGACTTgtattttcacatttttctctcttttttacaATGTAAAGATTTATCATATGCTTGTAACATTCTGTATCCTTAAAAgtataataacaataaaaaaaaaatctcagttcaattaaattttgattttttttttctttttggttatCTATACAAACATGTTGTAACTGAACATGGTGATTGTAATGGAAGAGaagtatatgaaattttttaaccTCAGTTGAACTTCCTTGACTATGCATGTATCAGGAATTCAACAGAGGGGAATCAAACACGAAAGAGGAAATTGAATGATGTTATGAGCCACAACACATTTAAGAGCTTATATCACCAGTCAATTGGAAAACTCTGAGATGCTTTGTAACGAAGGGCGCCACGATTTTAGTCTCAGTGCAGCAGGATTTGTTGATCCTACCTTTAGCCTCCGTCTATCGGCTCTCATTGCCTGAAATTTGTTATGTAGTTATAGCATCAATTCTCATTAACCAAAACAGAAAAGCCAAAAATGACTGGTGAAGATGAGTAACAGAACCAAACCTGATACATCTTTCCTGTGTCCAACATCCCTTCATTCTCACAAGCTGAATTTTCCTTTTCCAGCTCCACCATTTCCACACCTTCCACTGTTTTTCCATGTGTCCTCCTCTTCTTTACTCTCAATACCCTCTCAACCttttcaaaccaaaaaaaaaaaacagaaaactgtTTTTTCAGAAACATAATGAAGTATTGTTTTAAATAGCAGCTATATCAGCGCTACTTCCTCCGATCCTTTTAgaaatatagaccagatacattaatttttcaatgaatctaaaaatgtgaaatgtctcttataaaaaaaactgaaagGAGTGTAACATAGCAGAAATAACAACTATAGTGATACTATAACACTATTTCATAGTAGAATTACACCTGGTATTTTTCACGATCTGTGATTGACAACACCGAAaacataaagaagaagaagaagaagaagaagaagaagaagaagaagaagaagaagaagaagaaggaaaaaaaaaaaacacaatggGAAAACAAACACAAATCCTTCAAAAGGAAAAAAGTAACTAACCTTGAGTTGTGATGAGCCTATAAGCATGGCCTAAAGTGAGAGTGTCTTCAGGCTTAAGCAACTTAACACGAGTGAAAAGCACAGCCTTATTCAcctcattattattactattatgcCCTTCTTGTTCTTGAGGCAATGGCATGATCAATGACACATAATGACCAGGATTTGCCCTCATGACATAACTTGCACTTACTGACCAATACAATCTCTCTATCTTCCCACTTGGATGCTGAATCACTAGTGCTGCAGCATCTATAGCTTGACAATTTCCCATCTCAGACACTTTCACAAACTCAACAAAATATGAATGAAATTGTACTATAATGAAAAATgtgtatattttcttttgtacTAGCTAGCACCCTATAGGGCCTTCCTTTTGTAAGAACTTCTCAACAAACTTATGGTTGTTATGAAAGTCAATTGATTGGGGACCGTGTGCTAATAatactactaataataattattattgtaaaataatgtaaaatgtgatattttgtttgtatatttttattttattattttattatatgtttGAGATGATGACTAATCAGAACCGGCAGGGGCCTATGAAGATGGTGCAAGTGCCACGTGGAGAGATGAGAAAGCTAATATCATTGGAAGCATTCAGTGGCCAATGTTGAGGGGGTCAAGGATTTTTTAGATTAGATGTAAGGTAAGGGATGGATTTGTATTATTATGAtaaaatcttttactagtaaaaggaaggttgaattgctcataggcattcattgtgatgatgtggcactctaagaaaatgttttcaatctttgttaaaatcttaatattatctcttttaatttattaaattaaatctaaaaaaaattaaattagcatcatcataattgtatgagTAACTAAAAAgatcatcataattgtatgcatcattttacattcctccaaatataacttataaaatgagaaagtttagtgactaataggttcactctcactttttataaccaccaccccacattctttttctactcatttctaaatcttaatatttgacattttcactcaatattcatttgtactaatgtttagtttttgttcttcatttgtaggttgaaagaaataatttttcactacaaatagaatgttaatggatgAAAAGGCCGATattctcaattactcttatcaaattatattgttcatttaaaagttatctttaaaatatttttttatcataacaatgATTGTAGGTAtacaatcttatttttcttatttatttattgatattggttgttcatttgttatcgagaacatagaaacgttatattattttagtctaCTGACTCCAGATCCATGTGATAGAACCAGAGGAAGAAAAAAGTATTTACTataatttatagattttttgtttgagtcatcATTTCCTTTCTCAAATATAACTCTTGGGTACGTATTCTTCAACTTTTAATAATgtcttatgttcttttcttacttttcatgtatgccttcactaatttattgatttctatgacagaatattgactaaagtatctattgattttcatgcatccttacgagaaatttg
Coding sequences within it:
- the LOC123897609 gene encoding uncharacterized protein LOC123897609: MGNCQAIDAAALVIQHPSGKIERLYWSVSASYVMRANPGHYVSLIMPLPQEQEGHNSNNNEVNKAVLFTRVKLLKPEDTLTLGHAYRLITTQEVERVLRVKKRRTHGKTVEGVEMVELEKENSACENEGMLDTGKMYQAMRADRRRLKVGSTNPAALRLKSWRPSLQSISEFSN
- the LOC123897608 gene encoding protein PLASTID REDOX INSENSITIVE 2, chloroplastic-like; amino-acid sequence: MLLFTSSFLCIPSSSSSSSSSSIPTVTLSPTNSLSSNVLNLRIPCFILRHYFQCPHSSASSSLFTKPISRTTLTCVLGHSLTNQHVYPDPSPEFAEFETHKFKVELFQKLSDDVDEFGNELDAVIHVCAQIFSEFLHKEYGGPGTLLVTPFTDMLVALKKKKLPGAPLAARASLLWAQNHVDEDWEVWNSK